Proteins from a single region of Hordeum vulgare subsp. vulgare chromosome 6H, MorexV3_pseudomolecules_assembly, whole genome shotgun sequence:
- the LOC123405608 gene encoding two-component response regulator ORR27-like isoform X1 codes for MGCIFGSFPHSFYHQQYLVTSSRCVCAMENGDTFPSSTVRDTFPAEDFPVGMRVLMVEDDPRSLQDSTQILESCGYKVTAIASPIEALREVENNRKGVDFDIIMTVVHAGGKGAGFDGFDLLERVRDRYPVIIFSTDYSKKMVMRTINEGACCFIAKPLCYQEMRNIWFHVMQRGMQVDGPDKGGSDDNQRGFNETQGPRNNENPPEIK; via the exons ATGGGTTGTATCTTTGGATCTTTTCCACACTCTTTCTATCACCAGCAGTACCTTGTGACAAGCAGTAGGTGCGTGTGTGCCATGGAGAACGGCGACACCTTCCCTTCGAGCACTGTCAGGGACACTTTCCCAGCTGAGGATTTCCCCGTGGGGATGAGGGTCCTCATGGTGGAGGATGACCCCAGGAGCCTCCAGGACTCGACGCAAATTCTCGAGAGTTGTGGCTACAAAG TGACGGCGATAGCGTCGCCGATAGAAGCACTGAGAGAGGTGGAGAATAATCGAAAAGGTGTCGACTTTGACATCATCATGACAGTCGTGCACGCCGGCGGCAAAGGGGCAGGATTTGATGGCTTCGACCTCCTCGAGCGCGTCCGGGATCGTTACCCGGTCATCA TCTTCTCTACCGATTATAGCAAGAAGATGGTGATGAGGACAATTAACGAAGGTGCTTGCTGCTTCATCGCAAAGCCTCTGTGCTACCAGGAGATGAGAAATATCTGGTTCCATGTCATGCAGAGGGGAATGCAAGTGGACGGCCCAGACAAGGGGGGCTCCGACGACAACCAACGGGGCTTCAATGAAACACAAG GACCTAGAAACAACGAGAATCCTCCAGAGATCAAATAG
- the LOC123405608 gene encoding two-component response regulator ORR21-like isoform X3 codes for MGCIFGSFPHSFYHQQYLVTSSRCVCAMENGDTFPSSTVRDTFPAEDFPVGMRVLMVEDDPRSLQDSTQILESCGYKVTAMASPIEALREVENDRKGVDFDIIMTVVHAGGKGAGFDGFDLLERVRDRYPVIIFSTDYSKKMVMRTINEGACCFIAKPLCYQEMRNIWFHVMQRGMQVDGPDKGGSDDNETQGPRNNENPPEIK; via the exons ATGGGTTGTATCTTTGGATCTTTTCCACACTCTTTCTATCACCAGCAGTACCTTGTGACAAGCAGTAGGTGCGTGTGTGCCATGGAGAACGGCGACACCTTCCCTTCGAGCACTGTCAGGGACACTTTCCCAGCTGAGGATTTCCCCGTGGGGATGAGGGTCCTCATGGTGGAGGATGACCCCAGGAGCCTCCAGGACTCGACGCAAATTCTCGAGAGTTGTGGCTACAAAG TGACGGCGATGGCGTCGCCGATAGAAGCACTGAGAGAGGTGGAGAATGATCGAAAAGGTGTCGACTTTGACATCATCATGACAGTCGTGCACGCCGGCGGCAAAGGGGCAGGATTTGATGGCTTCGACCTCCTCGAGCGCGTCCGAGATCGTTACCCGGTCATCA TCTTCTCTACCGATTATAGCAAGAAGATGGTGATGAGGACAATTAACGAAGGTGCTTGCTGCTTCATCGCAAAGCCTCTGTGCTACCAGGAGATGAGAAATATCTGGTTCCATGTCATGCAGAGGGGAATGCAAGTGGACGGCCCAGACAAGGGGGGCTCCGACGACAATGAAACACAAG GACCTAGAAACAACGAGAATCCTCCAGAGATCAAATAG
- the LOC123405608 gene encoding two-component response regulator ORR21-like isoform X2 yields the protein MGCIFGSFPHSFYHQQYLVTSSRCVCAMENGDTFPSSTVRDTFPAEDFPVGMRVLVVEDDPRSLQDSTQILKSCGYKVTAMASPIEALREVENDRKGVDFDIIMTVVHAGGKGAGFDGFDLLERVRDRYPVIIFSTDYSKKMVMRTINEGACCFIAKPLCYQEMRNIWFHVMQRGMQVDGPDKGGSDDNETQGPRNNENPPEIK from the exons ATGGGTTGTATCTTTGGATCTTTTCCACACTCTTTCTATCACCAGCAGTACCTTGTGACAAGCAGTAGGTGCGTGTGTGCCATGGAGAACGGCGACACCTTCCCTTCGAGCACTGTCAGGGACACTTTCCCAGCTGAGGATTTCCCCGTGGGGATGAGGGTCCTCGTGGTGGAGGATGACCCCAGGAGCCTCCAGGACTCGACGCAAATTCTCAAGAGTTGTGGCTACAAAG TGACGGCGATGGCGTCGCCGATAGAAGCACTGAGAGAGGTGGAGAATGATCGAAAAGGTGTCGACTTTGACATCATCATGACAGTCGTGCACGCCGGCGGCAAAGGGGCAGGATTTGATGGCTTCGACCTCCTCGAGCGCGTCCGAGATCGTTACCCGGTCATCA TCTTCTCTACCGATTATAGCAAGAAGATGGTGATGAGGACAATTAACGAAGGTGCTTGCTGCTTCATCGCAAAGCCTCTGTGCTACCAGGAGATGAGAAATATCTGGTTCCATGTCATGCAGAGGGGAATGCAAGTGGACGGCCCAGACAAGGGGGGCTCCGACGACAATGAAACACAAG GACCTAGAAACAACGAGAATCCTCCAGAGATCAAATAG